Proteins from a single region of Haloterrigena alkaliphila:
- a CDS encoding Gfo/Idh/MocA family protein → MTMDRSDIRTGIVGLGNIGQYHAERLVELGVPLVGGMDIATEARSRFARRYDVDVYEDHHELYDTIDAVVITTPNKYHEEYAVDAFDRDLHVLLEKPLAHSIESAQRIADAAVGSDGHTMVGFNNRFANTVRIVHNRIAQGDLGDITHVEANYVRRRGIPGRGSWFTRRQIAGGGSLIDLGVHAIDLALYLLDYPTVEEVTGVARGEFGNSEDYAYLDMWGEDAGPAGFDVDDSASAFIRCAGDQTISLEVAWATNRPSTHEFVVRGTESAARFDLLEGDLSLHSANTVGPDHLEDTSVETHQNDTHTEEQEAFFDRICRDDGADDSVDEALTVQRIIDAIYRSSDEGHTIAVDDE, encoded by the coding sequence ATGACAATGGATCGAAGCGACATCAGAACGGGAATCGTCGGGCTGGGGAACATCGGTCAGTACCACGCGGAGCGACTCGTCGAACTCGGGGTGCCGCTGGTCGGCGGGATGGACATCGCGACGGAGGCCCGGTCGCGGTTCGCCCGCCGATACGACGTCGACGTCTACGAGGACCACCACGAACTGTACGACACGATCGACGCCGTCGTCATCACGACTCCCAACAAGTACCACGAGGAGTACGCCGTCGACGCCTTCGATCGCGATCTCCACGTCCTGTTGGAGAAGCCCCTGGCCCACTCGATCGAGAGCGCCCAGCGGATCGCCGACGCCGCGGTCGGCTCCGACGGCCACACTATGGTCGGCTTCAACAACCGGTTCGCGAACACGGTCCGGATCGTCCACAACCGGATCGCACAGGGCGACCTCGGCGACATCACCCACGTCGAGGCCAACTACGTCCGACGCCGCGGCATTCCCGGCCGCGGTTCGTGGTTCACTCGCCGCCAGATCGCCGGCGGCGGCTCCCTCATCGACCTCGGCGTCCACGCGATCGATCTCGCGCTCTACCTGCTGGACTACCCGACCGTCGAAGAGGTAACCGGCGTTGCTCGGGGAGAATTCGGCAACAGCGAGGACTACGCCTATCTCGACATGTGGGGCGAGGACGCCGGCCCCGCCGGCTTCGACGTCGACGATTCGGCCAGCGCGTTCATCCGGTGTGCGGGCGATCAAACGATCTCGCTCGAGGTGGCGTGGGCGACCAACCGGCCGTCGACCCACGAGTTCGTCGTCCGGGGAACCGAATCGGCCGCCCGGTTCGACTTGCTCGAGGGGGATCTCTCGCTTCACTCGGCGAACACGGTCGGGCCCGACCACCTCGAGGATACGTCCGTCGAGACCCACCAGAACGATACCCACACGGAAGAACAGGAAGCGTTTTTCGACCGCATCTGTCGCGACGACGGCGCGGACGACAGCGTCGACGAGGCGCTGACCGTCCAGCGGATCATCGACGCGATCTACCGCTCGAGCGACGAGGGCCACACGATCGCCGTCGACGACGAGTGA
- a CDS encoding carbohydrate ABC transporter permease: MSDPNDPTDPNDPSGTDDGDRPRDPTLRRPDGGRDVLKEGRDAELDRGPLQQWAADSIENPERVYRALFYVAAIFFLFTTLFPFYWLLMVALTPEGQLQDIVFTPNGFNPGAFIEVFEVIPFHVYMFNSFVIALASTVVVLVVASLAGYAFGRLEFPGRTPLMLLVLVISFFPPAAFFIPLNDLFNTSFFFLEPITGDGTLYNTPFALVTPLSAIFMPLAIFILTTFYGQIPDGLEDAARVEGTTRLGALFRVIIPLSAPGVATAGVLTFIATYNEFFFSFLMTDGQPQNWAPILDGILAYQGQYEVLYHLMAAASIIGVIPVAILVVIAQEKIVSGLTAGALKE, encoded by the coding sequence ATGTCCGATCCGAACGACCCCACCGATCCGAACGACCCCAGCGGTACCGACGACGGTGACCGACCGAGAGACCCGACGCTCCGCCGTCCCGACGGGGGCAGGGACGTCCTCAAGGAGGGCCGCGACGCGGAACTCGACCGCGGCCCGCTCCAGCAGTGGGCCGCCGACTCCATCGAGAACCCCGAACGAGTCTACCGGGCGCTGTTCTACGTCGCGGCGATCTTCTTCCTCTTTACGACGCTGTTCCCGTTCTACTGGCTGCTCATGGTCGCGCTGACGCCGGAAGGCCAGCTTCAAGACATCGTCTTCACGCCGAACGGGTTCAACCCCGGCGCCTTCATCGAGGTCTTCGAGGTCATCCCGTTCCACGTCTACATGTTCAACAGCTTCGTGATCGCGCTGGCCTCGACGGTCGTCGTCCTCGTCGTCGCCAGCCTCGCGGGGTACGCCTTCGGTCGCCTCGAGTTCCCCGGCCGGACGCCGCTCATGCTGCTGGTGTTAGTGATTTCGTTCTTCCCGCCGGCGGCCTTCTTCATCCCGCTGAACGACCTCTTCAACACCTCGTTCTTCTTCCTCGAGCCGATCACCGGCGACGGAACCCTCTACAACACGCCCTTCGCGCTGGTGACGCCGCTGTCGGCGATCTTCATGCCGCTCGCGATATTCATCCTCACGACCTTCTACGGGCAGATTCCCGACGGGCTCGAGGACGCCGCCCGCGTCGAGGGGACGACTCGACTGGGCGCGCTGTTCCGGGTCATCATCCCGCTGTCGGCACCCGGCGTCGCGACGGCGGGCGTGCTGACGTTCATCGCAACCTACAACGAGTTCTTCTTCTCGTTCCTGATGACCGACGGCCAGCCCCAGAACTGGGCGCCGATCCTCGACGGGATCCTCGCCTATCAGGGCCAGTACGAGGTGCTTTACCATCTGATGGCCGCCGCGAGTATCATCGGAGTAATTCCCGTCGCGATACTCGTGGTCATCGCACAGGAGAAGATCGTCAGCGGACTCACCGCAGGAGCACTCAAGGAGTAA
- a CDS encoding HalOD1 output domain-containing protein — MSAPLDHSTSDDWGDPSRAIIEAVAAREGVDVTDIEPPAYEPLFTAINPEALDRLFRNPAEMATARVVLEYEGYEVVVHGDGRVEVSDPSFDPDGVGQPVED; from the coding sequence ATGTCCGCCCCCCTCGACCATTCGACGTCCGACGACTGGGGAGATCCGTCCCGAGCCATCATCGAAGCGGTCGCCGCCCGCGAGGGTGTAGACGTCACCGACATCGAGCCGCCAGCCTACGAACCGCTGTTTACCGCCATCAACCCGGAGGCGCTGGACCGACTGTTTCGGAACCCAGCGGAGATGGCGACCGCCCGCGTCGTCCTCGAGTACGAGGGCTACGAGGTGGTCGTCCACGGCGACGGTCGCGTCGAGGTGAGCGATCCCTCCTTCGACCCCGACGGTGTCGGGCAGCCCGTCGAGGACTGA
- a CDS encoding sugar phosphate isomerase/epimerase family protein — protein MEIGVHTPPLADESLEGALSYLAELGVDAIEPGVGGHPGQAHLPRDEHLDDEGAQQEVRNALEEYDMRISALATHNNPLHPDAERADEADTELREAIELASQLEVGVVTCFSGLPAGGPNDEVPNWITAPWPPEHDEALAYQWERAIDYWSDLDDYADERGVDIAIEMHPNMLVYEPHGMARLREGTGDRIGANFDPSHLYWQGITITDAIRYLGERDAIHHFHAKDTKIYDAQAREKGVLDTTAYDDEPNRSWLFRSVGYGHGEAHWKDVVSTLRMVGYDGALSIEHEDSLTSSREGLEKAIDLLDRAVFETQPGEAYWAE, from the coding sequence ATGGAGATCGGTGTCCACACCCCGCCGCTCGCGGACGAATCGCTCGAGGGCGCGCTCTCGTACCTGGCCGAACTCGGCGTCGACGCGATCGAACCGGGGGTCGGCGGCCACCCCGGCCAGGCCCACCTCCCACGGGACGAACACCTCGACGACGAGGGCGCCCAGCAGGAGGTTCGAAACGCTCTCGAGGAGTACGACATGCGGATCAGCGCGCTCGCGACCCACAACAACCCGCTCCATCCCGACGCGGAGCGGGCCGACGAGGCCGACACCGAACTCCGCGAGGCGATCGAGCTCGCGAGCCAGCTCGAGGTCGGCGTCGTCACCTGTTTCTCCGGGCTGCCGGCGGGGGGACCGAACGACGAGGTACCCAACTGGATCACCGCACCGTGGCCGCCCGAACACGACGAGGCCCTCGCCTACCAGTGGGAGCGGGCGATCGACTACTGGTCGGACCTCGACGACTACGCGGACGAGCGCGGCGTCGATATCGCCATCGAGATGCACCCGAACATGCTGGTCTACGAACCCCACGGGATGGCCCGACTGCGCGAGGGGACGGGCGATCGGATCGGCGCGAACTTCGACCCCTCACACCTCTACTGGCAGGGAATCACGATCACCGACGCGATTCGGTACCTCGGCGAGCGCGACGCGATCCACCATTTCCACGCCAAGGACACGAAGATCTACGACGCGCAGGCCCGCGAGAAGGGCGTTCTCGATACGACCGCCTACGACGACGAGCCGAACCGCTCGTGGCTCTTCCGGTCGGTCGGCTACGGGCACGGCGAGGCCCACTGGAAGGACGTCGTCTCGACGCTGCGCATGGTCGGCTACGACGGCGCGCTGAGCATCGAGCACGAGGATTCGCTGACGAGTTCCCGGGAGGGCCTCGAGAAGGCGATCGACCTGCTCGATCGGGCCGTCTTCGAGACGCAACCGGGCGAAGCGTACTGGGCGGAGTAG
- a CDS encoding ABC transporter ATP-binding protein has product MARVRLENITKRYGDETAVDDISLEVEDGEFVTFVGPSGCGKSTTMETVAGLTQPTEGRVYIGDDEVTNLAPKDRGVAMVFQNIALFPHMDVYENISFGLRLRKYDDEEVRHRVEEAADIVQLEGMLDRMPAEMSGGQQQRVGIARAIVRNPDVFLMDEPLANLDAKLRVHMRTELQRLHRELDATVIYVTHDQAEAMTMSNRIAVLNDGKLQQIAPPLVCYNEPTNLFVAGFIGSPSMNFAEGTLVENGLETNNFTVEFDPTQLQGVSVGDTVTLGVRPEDVHLTRYADSLSSPTDRIPARTDVLEPMGDEVFIYLLLSEAAEGSMDQDPATSPNQLLMSVTPDTEIEAGQDVEVVLDRSKIHLFDTATGDALLHGLTDRSEREPGTTPTEADS; this is encoded by the coding sequence ATGGCACGAGTACGACTCGAGAACATCACGAAACGATACGGAGACGAAACGGCAGTGGACGACATCAGTCTCGAGGTCGAGGACGGCGAGTTCGTCACCTTCGTCGGCCCGTCGGGCTGTGGGAAGTCGACGACGATGGAGACGGTCGCGGGGCTGACCCAGCCCACCGAGGGTCGGGTCTACATCGGCGACGACGAGGTCACCAATCTCGCCCCCAAGGACCGCGGGGTCGCGATGGTCTTCCAGAACATCGCGCTGTTCCCCCACATGGACGTCTACGAGAACATCTCCTTCGGCCTCCGACTGCGCAAGTACGACGACGAGGAGGTCCGGCACCGCGTCGAGGAAGCCGCCGACATCGTCCAGCTCGAGGGGATGTTAGACCGGATGCCGGCGGAGATGTCCGGCGGTCAGCAACAGCGGGTCGGCATCGCCCGCGCGATCGTTCGCAATCCGGACGTGTTCCTGATGGACGAGCCGCTGGCGAACTTAGACGCGAAGCTCCGAGTGCACATGCGCACGGAGCTCCAGCGGCTCCACCGAGAGCTGGACGCCACGGTCATCTACGTCACTCACGATCAGGCCGAGGCGATGACGATGTCCAACCGGATCGCCGTCCTGAACGACGGCAAGCTCCAGCAGATCGCCCCGCCGCTGGTCTGCTACAACGAACCCACGAACCTGTTCGTCGCGGGCTTCATCGGCTCGCCGTCGATGAACTTCGCCGAGGGGACCCTCGTCGAGAACGGCCTCGAGACCAACAACTTCACCGTCGAGTTCGATCCGACCCAGCTACAGGGCGTCTCCGTCGGCGACACCGTCACGCTGGGAGTCAGGCCGGAGGACGTCCACCTGACCCGGTACGCGGACTCGCTGTCCTCGCCGACGGATCGGATCCCCGCCCGGACCGACGTCCTGGAGCCGATGGGCGACGAGGTCTTCATCTACCTCCTGCTCTCCGAGGCCGCGGAGGGGTCGATGGATCAGGATCCAGCCACCTCACCGAATCAGCTGCTGATGAGCGTCACCCCCGACACGGAGATCGAGGCGGGACAGGACGTCGAGGTCGTGCTGGATCGATCGAAGATTCACCTCTTCGATACCGCGACCGGCGACGCCCTGCTCCACGGCCTGACCGACCGCTCGGAGCGAGAGCCCGGGACGACGCCGACGGAAGCCGACAGCTGA
- a CDS encoding carbohydrate ABC transporter permease: MATDTDTDVLTGDESGRSQDRERSGNAVVNWMEGLSEAAYAYLLLLPAFALLTLVAFYPMIQTFIMSLRADQTRGMDPLGGFVGIENYVDILTGNAQLARQFLDVGLTGSFPFIELGTPFFQQALFVTLAFAIISVVMETLIGFGQAYVLDQDFRGRRWVRVAIILPWAVPIVIQGMIFFLMFQPTVGFGSDLMQSLGIFSGTPLANSRDAFIIILVADIWKSSAFMALLILAGLQSVDRSLYDVARVAGASPWQRFKLITLPLVMPALLVAMLFRTMDAMRVFGLIESTAGCTTVPSLTCLVVEAMFGGTRIYATAAAVAFSTALVIGLIIGGYVVLFRDTEGGMY, translated from the coding sequence ATGGCAACTGATACCGATACGGACGTACTGACCGGCGACGAATCCGGACGGAGTCAGGATCGAGAACGCAGCGGCAATGCCGTCGTCAACTGGATGGAGGGCCTGAGCGAGGCGGCCTACGCGTACCTGTTGTTGCTGCCGGCGTTCGCGTTGTTGACGCTCGTCGCGTTCTATCCGATGATTCAGACGTTCATCATGTCGCTCCGGGCCGATCAGACGCGGGGTATGGACCCGCTCGGCGGGTTCGTCGGCATCGAGAACTACGTCGACATCCTCACCGGGAACGCGCAGCTGGCTCGACAGTTCCTCGACGTCGGGCTGACCGGTTCGTTCCCCTTCATCGAACTCGGGACGCCGTTCTTCCAGCAGGCGCTGTTCGTCACGCTCGCGTTCGCGATCATCAGCGTCGTTATGGAGACGCTGATCGGGTTCGGACAGGCATACGTGCTCGATCAGGACTTCCGCGGCCGGCGCTGGGTCCGCGTCGCGATCATCCTCCCGTGGGCGGTCCCGATCGTCATCCAGGGGATGATCTTCTTCCTGATGTTCCAGCCGACGGTCGGATTCGGCTCCGATCTCATGCAGAGCCTCGGCATCTTCAGCGGAACGCCGCTGGCCAACAGCCGGGACGCGTTCATCATCATCCTCGTTGCCGACATCTGGAAGTCCTCGGCGTTCATGGCCCTGCTGATCCTCGCGGGGCTCCAGAGCGTCGACCGGAGCCTGTACGACGTCGCCCGCGTGGCCGGGGCCTCGCCGTGGCAGCGGTTCAAACTGATCACGCTGCCGCTGGTGATGCCGGCGCTGCTGGTCGCGATGCTGTTCCGAACCATGGACGCGATGCGCGTCTTCGGGCTGATCGAGTCGACCGCCGGCTGTACGACCGTGCCCTCGCTGACCTGCCTCGTCGTCGAGGCGATGTTCGGCGGGACGCGAATCTACGCGACGGCCGCCGCCGTCGCCTTCTCGACGGCGCTGGTCATCGGCCTGATCATCGGCGGCTACGTCGTGCTCTTCCGCGACACCGAAGGAGGGATGTACTGA
- a CDS encoding mechanosensitive ion channel family protein: MRGVLQANENEANQSEASEAAEGIRGVLPFDVSQTTVDIVLALFVVVVGWYLSKYVVRIAGRTVARRIERPSVTRTVLRAVRLSVLLLSLFVAAGILGVGDTQILLSVTVISAVVAVVLAPLVGSLINGFFVLADRPYEIGDMIEVPDQGHRGFVEDITIRYTKIFTLQNTFIVIPNSAIQERDVINFSAEDERTRISLGFDITYGSDLKAARRQAERAARSVDIVISGGPDIRIGSARYGAAPLCNIAEYGDHGIALELFFWVKHPYKLNIARSEVQTALRERYADIDVEFAYPRRHHVFDETSGVARVAVDDGDARRPTADSPVEPGTRPDAEDGTEAGESGDR, translated from the coding sequence ATGCGCGGGGTGTTGCAGGCCAACGAGAACGAGGCCAACCAGAGTGAGGCCAGTGAAGCGGCCGAAGGGATCCGAGGCGTGCTACCGTTCGACGTCTCCCAGACCACCGTCGACATCGTCCTCGCGCTCTTCGTGGTCGTCGTCGGCTGGTACCTCTCGAAGTACGTCGTTCGGATCGCCGGACGAACCGTCGCCCGCCGGATCGAACGACCCAGCGTCACCAGGACCGTCCTTCGGGCCGTCAGACTCTCGGTGCTGTTGCTCTCCCTGTTCGTCGCCGCGGGCATTCTCGGCGTCGGCGACACGCAGATCCTCCTCTCGGTGACCGTCATCTCGGCGGTCGTCGCAGTCGTCCTCGCACCGCTGGTCGGGAGCCTGATCAACGGCTTCTTCGTGCTCGCCGATCGGCCCTACGAGATCGGCGACATGATAGAGGTCCCCGACCAAGGCCACCGCGGGTTCGTCGAGGACATCACCATTCGGTACACCAAGATCTTCACCCTCCAGAACACGTTCATCGTGATCCCGAACTCCGCCATTCAGGAACGTGACGTGATCAACTTCTCCGCCGAAGACGAGCGAACCCGGATCTCGCTCGGATTCGACATCACCTACGGCAGCGACCTCAAGGCCGCGCGACGCCAGGCAGAGCGGGCCGCGCGCAGCGTCGATATAGTCATCTCCGGCGGGCCGGACATTCGGATCGGCAGCGCGCGGTACGGCGCGGCGCCGCTCTGTAATATCGCCGAGTACGGAGATCACGGGATCGCACTCGAGCTCTTCTTCTGGGTCAAACACCCCTACAAGCTGAACATCGCCCGCTCGGAGGTGCAGACTGCGCTCCGCGAGCGATACGCGGATATCGACGTCGAGTTCGCCTACCCGCGACGCCACCACGTCTTCGACGAGACCAGCGGCGTCGCACGAGTGGCCGTCGACGACGGCGACGCCCGGCGACCGACCGCCGATTCGCCCGTCGAACCGGGCACCCGCCCGGACGCCGAGGACGGAACCGAGGCCGGCGAGTCGGGCGATCGGTGA
- the trmB gene encoding HTH-type sugar sensing transcriptional regulator TrmB, whose amino-acid sequence MAPDELRSTVEQVGERFNLGEYEIDAYLTVLEQGQLTASEIADRTDIPQPRVYDTVRSLSDRGLVELRESRPMKVVAIDPGEAFENVQNSLESMIDELEARYTAPARDTEAVSLVKSRSTILRYLEEVIDAAEYELSLSLTPDLLTRFEEELKATVDAGVSVDLIVTPASEAPDPAEFDYLAVATTARARRGITTPVVAVADGNYSIYATQDALRDDQDRYGVIFNRSALGFLVSGFFGTVLWTTAERTLGEDGTARTYPRKYASIRRCVKDVMEEGGEFYATIEGRDVEVGGPRVVRGRILDVSFEVSEEVASLTIETESGEQLSIGGRVAALEDVEAHEIHIGRNEPPALED is encoded by the coding sequence ATGGCACCAGACGAACTCCGTTCGACCGTCGAGCAGGTCGGCGAGCGGTTCAATCTCGGCGAGTACGAGATCGACGCCTACTTGACCGTCCTCGAGCAGGGGCAACTCACCGCCAGCGAAATCGCCGACCGAACCGACATTCCACAGCCGCGAGTCTACGACACCGTCCGTAGCCTCAGCGACCGCGGACTGGTCGAACTCCGGGAGTCGCGCCCGATGAAAGTCGTCGCGATCGATCCCGGGGAGGCCTTCGAGAACGTCCAGAACTCCCTCGAGAGCATGATCGACGAGCTCGAGGCCCGCTACACCGCCCCCGCCCGGGACACGGAAGCCGTCTCGCTGGTCAAGTCCCGGTCGACGATTCTGCGATACCTCGAGGAGGTCATCGACGCCGCGGAGTACGAACTCTCCCTGTCGCTGACACCGGACCTGCTGACTCGCTTCGAGGAGGAACTGAAGGCGACCGTCGACGCCGGCGTCAGCGTCGACCTGATCGTGACGCCGGCCAGCGAGGCGCCCGACCCGGCCGAGTTCGACTACCTCGCGGTCGCCACGACCGCCCGCGCGCGACGCGGAATCACGACGCCGGTCGTCGCCGTCGCCGACGGCAACTACTCGATCTACGCGACCCAGGACGCGCTACGCGACGATCAGGACCGCTACGGCGTCATCTTCAACCGCTCGGCGCTGGGCTTTCTGGTCTCGGGCTTCTTCGGCACCGTCCTCTGGACGACCGCCGAACGAACCCTCGGCGAGGACGGCACCGCCCGGACCTACCCCCGCAAGTACGCGTCGATCCGCCGTTGTGTCAAGGACGTGATGGAGGAAGGCGGCGAGTTCTACGCGACCATCGAGGGCCGGGACGTCGAGGTCGGCGGTCCGCGCGTCGTCCGCGGGCGCATTCTCGACGTCTCCTTCGAGGTCAGCGAGGAGGTCGCCAGCCTCACCATCGAGACGGAGTCGGGCGAGCAGCTCTCGATCGGTGGTCGCGTCGCCGCCCTCGAGGACGTCGAAGCCCACGAGATCCATATCGGCCGCAACGAACCGCCGGCGCTCGAGGACTGA
- a CDS encoding carboxypeptidase regulatory-like domain-containing protein, which produces MRITRQLVLEISRHEVPVGRAITLRVRDEGNNPIEGAIVEAGTKRTRTDSNGRCEITFYSPGFWKLVAAKSPTDRVAYESTSSLVRAVPRSTTARRPRRTGPPTL; this is translated from the coding sequence ATGAGGATCACACGACAACTCGTCCTCGAGATCAGCCGTCACGAGGTCCCGGTGGGGCGAGCGATCACCCTCCGCGTCCGCGACGAGGGGAACAACCCGATCGAGGGAGCGATCGTCGAAGCCGGGACGAAACGAACGCGAACCGATTCCAACGGGCGATGCGAGATCACGTTCTACTCGCCCGGGTTCTGGAAACTCGTCGCGGCCAAATCGCCGACCGACCGCGTCGCCTACGAGTCGACGTCGTCGCTCGTTCGGGCGGTCCCTCGATCGACGACGGCGCGACGGCCGCGTCGCACGGGGCCCCCGACGCTGTGA
- a CDS encoding lysyl oxidase family protein, with translation MKIKWRKDRKRAAALVGVLLVVVAGVGMISLGGVVADNPFSVIDTSTDASAATGGEGTADEEATPADEENSETPPSTGESDSEPSDDHVADNQSEDDHGEDRSGVNFVPGVREFSVSTEVFDESSSDVEDGFVTPGEHRLLRFDMIIYNVGDEDAELGRPENRPDLFEYSESHGHAHLKGFNNYVLLDESGERTGAVRKQTFCLRDLYQTRSSANSSAQFDCEYQGISAGWADEYDSSLPGQYIVIDGLPDGEYTLQATTNAAGTIDETCDDDNTVRVDLSITDDTVTVHTSRSHYVKPSAC, from the coding sequence ATGAAGATAAAATGGAGAAAAGATAGGAAGCGTGCAGCGGCACTGGTGGGGGTTCTCCTCGTTGTCGTGGCGGGGGTCGGCATGATTTCCCTCGGAGGCGTTGTGGCTGACAACCCGTTCTCAGTCATCGACACTAGCACGGACGCCTCCGCGGCCACCGGAGGCGAAGGTACCGCGGACGAGGAGGCTACTCCGGCGGACGAAGAGAACTCGGAGACACCACCCTCGACAGGCGAATCCGACTCTGAGCCCTCGGACGACCACGTTGCGGACAACCAGTCCGAAGACGACCACGGTGAGGACAGATCGGGAGTCAACTTCGTTCCAGGCGTCAGGGAATTCAGCGTTTCAACAGAGGTGTTTGATGAGTCCAGTTCCGACGTTGAAGACGGCTTTGTAACCCCAGGCGAACATCGGCTCCTTCGATTCGACATGATCATCTACAACGTCGGAGACGAGGATGCCGAACTGGGGCGTCCCGAGAACCGCCCGGATCTGTTCGAATATTCGGAGTCCCACGGTCACGCGCACTTGAAAGGTTTCAATAACTATGTCCTGCTCGACGAATCGGGCGAGAGGACGGGCGCGGTCAGAAAACAGACGTTCTGTCTTCGGGATCTGTACCAGACCCGCTCATCGGCCAATAGTAGTGCCCAGTTCGATTGTGAGTATCAAGGGATCAGTGCCGGCTGGGCTGACGAGTACGACTCGTCTCTGCCCGGTCAATATATTGTTATTGACGGTCTCCCTGATGGAGAGTACACGCTGCAAGCCACGACGAACGCAGCAGGCACTATTGACGAGACTTGCGACGACGATAACACCGTTCGGGTTGACCTCAGTATAACCGATGACACAGTTACGGTCCATACTTCACGAAGCCACTACGTGAAACCGTCTGCGTGCTAA
- a CDS encoding extracellular solute-binding protein: MGRDTAGRNDRSRLGRRSFLKTASASAAVGTVAVAGCLGRGRTPGTVVLTADSGVEGIIHSDGDGPSVQQALWDAGLDEDIRLEIQTVVSDSASRMQTAQAALEAGRAPPDIHMMDSGWTVPFVLRNQTVNLTEELSEETVSFVDENYLDAILETARHPESGDLHGLPLFPDLGFTLYRQDLIEDAGYDTSSWATDPPRWEEFANAVRDARDQAGLDYGYTTQAAAYEGLSCCTFNEVMTSWGGAYFGGVDNLFTAGDRPITVDEQPVIDAIRMMRSFIEGENQNTLDGYAQISPSAIVQWTEQESLSPFDAGNAVSNRNWSFAISQTGAEEAFGEDLGVTTSPVGVPEAEAEYDGTGGTAAALGGWNLVVSPFSDRKEEALQVLEAFASEEVMLTIFELGGYLPPNLDLVAEASPDDVGPVARYGDVVQAASDNAIPRPATDIWPAESPLIYQSVNAAYRGASSPTAAMNDLAEELQQSESEVPTNGN; encoded by the coding sequence ATGGGACGCGATACCGCCGGTCGAAACGACCGGTCTCGCCTCGGGCGACGGTCGTTCCTGAAGACCGCGTCAGCGTCGGCCGCAGTGGGGACGGTGGCCGTCGCCGGCTGTCTCGGCCGGGGTCGGACGCCGGGGACAGTGGTACTGACGGCAGATTCGGGTGTCGAAGGAATCATACACAGCGACGGTGACGGGCCCTCGGTCCAGCAGGCGCTCTGGGACGCCGGCCTCGACGAGGATATCCGCCTCGAAATTCAGACCGTCGTCAGCGACTCCGCATCGCGGATGCAGACGGCGCAAGCGGCGCTCGAGGCGGGTCGCGCCCCGCCGGACATTCACATGATGGACAGCGGCTGGACGGTCCCGTTCGTCCTGCGCAATCAGACGGTCAACCTGACCGAAGAACTCTCCGAGGAGACGGTCTCGTTCGTCGACGAGAACTACCTCGACGCGATCCTCGAGACGGCTCGCCATCCCGAGTCCGGAGACCTCCACGGACTGCCGCTGTTTCCGGACCTCGGGTTTACCCTCTACAGACAGGACCTGATCGAGGACGCCGGCTACGACACCAGTAGCTGGGCGACCGATCCGCCTCGGTGGGAGGAGTTCGCGAACGCGGTCCGCGACGCGAGGGACCAGGCCGGACTCGACTACGGGTACACGACGCAGGCGGCCGCCTACGAGGGGCTCTCCTGCTGTACGTTCAACGAGGTGATGACGAGCTGGGGCGGGGCGTACTTCGGCGGCGTGGACAACCTCTTCACCGCCGGCGACCGGCCGATCACCGTCGACGAACAGCCGGTCATCGACGCGATTCGGATGATGCGCTCGTTCATCGAGGGAGAGAACCAGAACACCCTCGACGGCTACGCTCAGATTTCTCCGTCGGCGATCGTCCAGTGGACCGAACAGGAGTCGCTCAGCCCGTTCGATGCCGGCAACGCCGTCTCGAACCGGAACTGGTCGTTCGCGATCTCCCAGACCGGCGCGGAGGAGGCCTTCGGTGAGGACCTCGGCGTCACGACGAGTCCGGTCGGGGTCCCCGAAGCGGAGGCCGAGTACGACGGCACCGGCGGTACCGCCGCGGCACTCGGCGGCTGGAACCTGGTCGTGAGCCCGTTCTCGGACCGCAAGGAGGAAGCGCTGCAGGTCCTCGAGGCGTTCGCCAGCGAAGAGGTGATGCTCACGATCTTCGAACTCGGGGGATACCTCCCGCCGAATCTCGATCTGGTCGCGGAGGCCAGCCCGGACGACGTCGGCCCGGTCGCCCGCTACGGCGACGTCGTGCAGGCGGCCAGCGACAACGCGATTCCGCGGCCGGCCACCGACATCTGGCCCGCTGAGTCGCCGCTGATCTACCAATCGGTCAACGCGGCGTACCGCGGTGCGAGTTCGCCCACGGCGGCGATGAACGACCTCGCCGAAGAACTCCAGCAGAGCGAATCGGAGGTACCAACGAATGGCAACTGA